A section of the Citrus sinensis cultivar Valencia sweet orange chromosome 8, DVS_A1.0, whole genome shotgun sequence genome encodes:
- the LOC102612602 gene encoding uncharacterized protein LOC102612602, giving the protein MLGSGNTFGRGSGTSPADVPPLRQCLPLEPITLGNQKYTRSGELRRVLGVPLGSTSEEHSFGVTHKKPPPVASEELKHFKESVQDTSKMARDRVKQLRDSISKLEKYKDALSSKKRQRSDVSPIERSGGGANVAKIGSQIRRNPQDVMTQRLEERTKSVGLNKRARTSAADVRADGRPAAMPRQPIVTEKDGDMLPPVSGANVRIEEKIRRLPVGGEGWDKKMKRKRSVATVGNRVINGDRDVKRVMQPKLNADSKSRSCDAQSFRSKSSPGVGGINKLDGAFELASSDAGTLLRNELESPSPRDRTTLLEQRVVKGNNKLNVQEDNPGSGSNTMLKGKAARAPRTGSVMVLDSSSKIHPSSGTFQDWEQQPTNGNKGPMLGMTNNQKRPISAASSSHAMAQWVGQRPHKISRTRRTNLVSPVANSEAQVLSQGYSTPDLVARTSSFGANGSLIASTLDNNSPKIKREFENVSSPFGLSESEESGAGETKMKEKGTDSADGIAHKIGSFTLPTRKNKILTNEVGDGVRRQGRSGSSSALTRTSIHLKKEKLDNIPPTMPVQSLRPASEKNKSKSGRPPSKKKLKDRKASIRVGQVLNNVSSDFTGESDDGHEELLAAANSARNASSLAYSGPFWKKMKSIFASLSSEDMSYLKQQLSFAEELEVSLSQMFGDEYNLMGVLVHKELPGRFDGQERHPNQEKANPDALNGRFDMGKSEKASPLYQRVLSALIEEDDIDEIYNHCEGKNLSLHYASDDSHCGSCNQMDIEPKDRDRMESEVESEADFQSQKSCLLDRFSCDKSAASNTFRNPSTSSSLHSNGQWLGDDDFSHSDFGLVSEICSNDLAQHQTKETNVPNFSSSDCQYQLMCLDDKLLLELQSIGLYPETLPGLAEGEEVINQDVMELKEGLHEQIGKKKNKLRKLDKAIQKGRYAERRNIEQCAMDQLVEMAYRKRLACRGSHSSKSAVRKASIQVALDFIKRTLGRCQKFEEMGSSCFNEPALQDILFSEPPCSNDAKSADCVGSGTASNTCNEASNNQTETRGSGAVSSTYKRYDIQSDNLDRGSSDAFQAGVRSSEHALPKHGILLNKVKKEVLIDDVVGSASSRITSTLNNTNFSGVRGKRSERESKNTFRSMSISACGSSLDSFKSDRKTKAKSKPKNNLGNTNMLHGTNTAAGGSHPLASNPCNKKDREVGSSSPGNIHPEPRKEADELENLELNELDIGDTWFNGLQDHDSMGLEIPMDDLSDLNMLL; this is encoded by the exons ATGCTGGGTTCTGGAAATACTTTTGGCCGGGGAAGTGGAACATCACCAGCAGATGTGCCTCCCCTCCGTCAGTGTTTGCCATTGGAGCCTATTACATTAGGTAATCAGAAATATACACGTTCAGGAGAGTTAAGGAGAGTTCTGGGTGTGCCTCTTGGAAGCACATCAGAAGAGCATTCTTTTGGGGTTACCCATAAAAAACCTCCTCCTGTGGCATCAGAGGAACTAAAGCACTTTAAAGAAAGTGTGCAAGATACCTCTAAAATGGCCAG GGATCGAGTAAAACAGTTGCGAGATTCTATATCCAAACTGGAAAAGTATAAGGATGCCTTAAGCTCGAAGAAGCGGCAAAGGAGTGACGTTTCACCAATTGAGAGGTCAGGTGGAGGAGCAAATGTAGCAAAGATAGGAAGCCAGATTCGTAGAAATCCTCAAGATGTAATGACTCAAAGATTGGAGGAGAGAACCAAGAGTGTTGGACTGAATAAGCGTGCTCGTACATCAGCGGCTGATGTGCGg GCTGATGGCCGGCCTGCTGCCATGCCAAGGCAGCCAATTGTCACAGAAAAGGATGGAGATATGCTCCCACCTGTTAGTGGGGCTAATGTTCGCATTGAGGAAAAGATCCGCAGGTTGCCAGTTGGAGGTGAAGGATGGgataaaaagatgaaaaggaAACGTTCTGTTGCTACTGTGGGCAATAGAGTTATTAATGGTGATCGAGATGTAAAACGAGTTATGCAACCAAAGCTAAATGCAGATTCTAAGTCGCGATCTTGTGATGCACAGTCTTTCAg ATCAAAATCTTCCCCTGGAGTTGGTGGAATTAACAAGTTGGATGGTGCTTTCGAGCTTGCCAGTTCAGATGCTGGTACACTTCTGAGGAATGAGTTGGAGAGCCCCTCTCCTAGGGACCGTACAACTCTTTTAGAGCAGAGAGTTGTAAAAGGAAATAATAA GCTTAATGTTCAGGAAGATAACCCAGGAAGTGGTTCAAATACAATGTTAAAAGGAAAGGCAGCCAGGGCCCCACGAACTGGTTCGGTCATGGTCTTAGACTCATCTTCTAAAATCCACCCATCGTCTGGAACTTTTCAGGACTGGGAACAGCAGCCTACAAATGGAAATAAAGGCCCGATGTTAGGCATGACAAATAATCAAAAGCGTCCGATATCTGCAGCATCGTCTTCGCATGCTATGGCTCAGTGGGTTGGTCAGAGACCACATAAAATCTCGCGCACAAGGAGAACAAATTTAGTTTCTCCTGTCGCAAACAGTGAAGCTCAGGTTCTGTCTCAAGGCTATTCCACACCTGACTTAGTTGCTAGAACTTCTTCTTTTGGAGCCAATGGATCTCTAATTGCCAGCACCTTAGATAATAATTCTCCCAAAATtaagagagaatttgagaatgTTTCATCTCCTTTTGGGTTATCCGAAAGTGAAGAATCAGGAGCTGGGGAAACCAAAATGAAGGAGAAAGGAACAGATAGTGCTGATGGTATTGCTCATAAAATTGGTTCTTTTACATTGCCAACTAGGAAGAATAAGATATTGACTAATGAAGTTGGAGATGGTGTTCGGAGACAAGGGAGGAGTGGTAGCTCTTCGGCCTTGACAAGGACGAGCATTCATCTGAAGAAGGAGAAGTTAGATAATATACCACCTACCATGCCAGTTCAGAGTCTGAGGCCTGCTtctgaaaagaataaaag TAAATCAGGCCGTCCACCTTCCAAAAAGAAGCTCAAAGATCGCAAAGCCTCAATCCGCGTTGGGCAGGTGCTGAATAATGTCTCTTCTGATTTCACAG GTGAATCTGATGATGGTCACGAAGAACTATTGGCAGCTGCCAACTCTGCACGTAATGCTAGCA GTCTTGCCTATTCTGGTCcattttggaagaaaatgaaatctaTTTTTGCTTCTCTTAGCTCAGAGGATATGTCTTACCTGAAGCAGCAG TTAAGTTTTGCAGAGGAGCTTGAAGTGAGTTTGTCTCAGATGTTTGGGGATGAATATAACCTGATG GGTGTTTTGGTGCATAAAGAACTTCCTGGTCGTTTTGATGGTCAAGAAAGACATCCAAACCAGGAAAAAGCTAATCCTGATGCTTTAAATGGGAGATTTGACATGGGAAAGTCAGAAAAGGCTTCTCCATTGTACCAAAGGGTTCTTTCTGCTTTGATTGAAGAAGATGACATTGACGAAATCTACAACCACTGTGAAGGGAAGAACCTGTCTCTCCACTATGCGAGTGATGATTCACATTGTGGTTCATGCAACCAGATGGATATTGAACCTAAAGATAGAGACAGAATGGAATCTGAAGTTGAGTCGGAGGCAGATTTTCAGAGTCAGAAGAGCTGTTTGTTAGACAGGTTTTCATGTGATAAGAGTGCTGCATCCAACACATTTAGGAATCCAAGTACGTCCAGTTCATTGCATAGCAATGGACAGTGGTTGGGAGATGATGATTTTTCACATTCAGATTTTGGGCTTGTTAGCGAAATATGTTCAAATGATCTGGCTCAGCATCAAACAAAGGAAACAAACGTACCTAACTTTTCTTCCTCTGATTGTCAATATCAGCTGATGTGTCTTGATGACAAGCTCCTGTTGGAATTACAGAGTATTGGTTTATATCCGGAGACACTG CCTGGCCTGGCAGAGGGAGAGGAAGTGATAAATCAAGATGTTATGGAACTTAAGGAAGGGCTTCACGAACAG attggaaaaaagaaaaataaattgaggaAACTTGATAAAGCCATTCAAAAAGGGAGATATGCTGAAAGGAG gAACATTGAGCAATGTGCAATGGACCAACTTGTTGAGATGGCTTACAGAAAAAGATTG GCTTGCCGGGGAAGTCATTCTTCAAAAAGTGCAGTTCGTAAGGCCTCAATACAAGTTGCATTGGATTTCATCAAGCGAACTCTGGGTAGATGTCagaaatttgaagaaatggGCAGTAGTTGCTTTAATGAGCCTGCACTGCAGGATATCTTGTTTTCTGAACCCCCATGCAGCAATGATGCAAAATCTGCCGACTGTGTTGGTTCAGGAACTGCTAGTAACACGTGCAATGAAGCTTCTAACAATCAAACAGAAACCAGGGGATCGG GTGCTGTCTCGAGTACTTATAAGCGATATGATATCCAAAGTGATAATCTTGACAGAGGTTCGTCAGATGCTTTCCAAGCTGGTGTTCGCTCATCTGAACATGCTCTTCCAAAGCACGGAATTTTACTGAACAAGGTGAAGAAGGAAGTGCTGATCGATGATGTTGTCGGCAGTGCTTCTTCTAGGATAACATCAACCCTTAACAACACTAATTTCAGTGGAGTACGAGGAAAGAGAAGCGAGCGAGAGAGCAAAAATACTTTCAGAAGCATGTCCATTTCTGCCTGTGGCTCATCATTAGACAGTTTTAAGAGTGACcgcaaaacaaaagcaaagtCTAAGCCCAAAAACAATCTGGGAAATACAAACATGCTTCACGGCACAAATACTGCTGCTGGTGGATCTCATCCATTAGCGAGTAATCCTTGCAATAAAAAGGACAGAGAAGTGGGATCATCATCGCCTGGAAACATTCATCCCGAGCCAAGGAAAGAAGCGGATGAACTTGAAAACTTGGAACTGAATGAATTAGACATTGGGGATACTTGGTTTAATGGCTTGCAAGACCATGATTCGATGGGTCTCGAGATCCCAATGGACGACCTCTCCGATCTGAACATGCTGCTGTAA